Part of the Sulfuricurvum kujiense DSM 16994 genome, TGGCATTGTTTAAAATCCCTAAAACCATTACCGTGGTAGAATCACTTCCAAAGACTGCTACCGGCAAAGTACTCAAACGAGTATTAAAACAAGGAAACTATTGAAATACCTTATCGATTTTCTAGAAAATAAAATCATTGAAGAGACTCATATCTTTTCGCAGCTCAAATGTACGGTAGAAGAGGCAAAAATTTTGCAGCTTCTTACCCGCAAATTTTTACAGTCCCAGGAAGATGTGATCGTCGCCGAACTGCTCCAAGAACTCTACGGTTCCGATGACTATTCGTATCTCGGACATTTCGGTGAGGTAAAGACCCTGCTTGAACTCGGATGGATCACCCATCACTCATTCACGCCGCTTAAAATCAGCGAGCTATCCCATCTGGAACTTTATAACACGCCCGTCGCCGTGACATCAGTATTTATGAAGCTTCTCGAAGAAGGCTCGTTAGAGATGACACTGCCGGACATCAAACCCTATGCCGATCATCTGGAGTATTTGCAGGATCAGTTTTTTCGAATCGAACTGTATCAGAAAATGTCGATCATACGCCATAGCGGTAACGAACACTCACTGGGTATCAACCGTATTCAGAATAAACTTGATCTTCTCGAAAAGCGGATCGACGAGCGGATTGCCCAAACGTCGCTCGATGTTGTGCTCGACCGCTTTTTCAAACAAAAAAAATTAGAGCCGAAAGAGCAGGTTATTTTTCTTGCTCTTCTCAAAGAAGAATACAGTGCGACCGAGGGGAATCTGCGGGAGATGAACACCCTTATCGATTTGATCAGTTTTGACGATTACGAGCGGATCAAAAATCGTGCCCTTCTCGAAGACGGTTCCCGTCTCATCAACGAAGAGGTGATCGATTATGAGGAGATGCTCAATCCGTTCGGCGGAATCAGCAGAGCATTTTACATCGTCGATGAGGTGCTGCAATCGATCATGCACCCGCAGAAAAAGAAAAAAGTACGCAAACTCAAACTCGACATGCTGATTAAAGAGCAGGAAATTTTTGAGCTGATCGAACCGACGACATCATTAGAAAATGTTGTCCTAAACCCATCAACCGAACAGACCCTCTCCAATCTCATGCGTCAGTTGGACCGCGAAGTGATCGCGCGGCTTCATGAATGGGGGGTCAAAGATAAAAAAGCGGGGATTGACGCACGGATCATTTTCTACGGCCCTCCGGGGACCGGGAAAACCCTTACGGCGCACTCTTTATCCCGGTCTCTGAAACGGCAGGTGCTCAGTTTCGACTGCTCTAAAATTCTCTCGATGTATGTCGGCGAATCCGAAAAAAATGTACGGAAAATTTTTGATACATATGCCGATTTGACACGTCAAACGAAGACTGAGCCGATTTTGCTTTTGAATGAAGCCGACCAATTTCTCTCGGCACGTTCAGCCGGGATCGGATCATCCGCCGATCAGATGCATAATCAGATGCAAAATATTTTCCTGGAGCAGATCGAGAAGTTTCAGGGGATTTTGATTGCAACGACCAACTTGCTGGAGAATATCGATCAGGCATTTTCACGCCGCTTTAATTACAAAATCGAATTCAAAAAACCGGATCAAAAACAGCGTGTTACTTTATGGAACATGATGCTTCCGAAAAATGCACCGTACGAAAAAGGTTTTAACGTAGAAAAACTTGCTTCGTATCCTCTCACCGGTGGGCAGATTAATCTGATCGTCAAAAATACGGCATATCAGGTTGCGGCTCGAAGTGAGGGAACTTTCAGACTCGAAGATTTTATTGCCGAAATTCAAAAAGAGCGTTCCGGCAGTTTTGAAGGGGAAAAATCGATGGGATTCATCAATCGCTAAAAGCATCACAAAAATATTACATTAATTTACCAATTTAATCTCTGTCAATAATAATTAGATCAACTCAGAGTATAATCATCAAAAATGACGAATTAATGCCTCGAAAAGGGATGAAAATGGGTTGGTTTAGTGATGATACAGAGTTGAAAGAAGAACTCTCAGTATTGCAAAAAGAGAATACTGCACTACGAGATGAGAATCAAGAACTTGCAAGAAAGCTCCAAGAATGTGAAGCAAAAATCGCGAAAGAGGATGAACGGCATCGTTGTGAAAACGCATCGATGATCATGACCTATCAAAATGAGCAGCTTAAGAAAAATCTTGTCGATGTTCAGGGGAATATGGCCTCTTCCGTTGCCTCTTCAAAAGAGAATATCGCGCAATCTACCGCACTTTTAGAAAATATCGTTGAACTCGGGCAAAAGGCCTCCGGAATTTCACATACGTTAGAGGGGCTAAACCATTTGGCACTGGAGTCTATGGATACGGTAAAAGCACTCTCTGATCGGGCTCAGGACGTGGCAAGTATATTGGTATTGATTAAAGATATCTCCGATCAAACGAATCTCTTGGCTCTTAATGCGGCGATTGAAGCGGCCCGTGCCGGCGAGCACGGGCGGGGGTTCGCCGTTGTTGCCGATGAAGTGCGCAAACTTGCCGATCGAACCGATAAAGCGATCAGCGAGATCAATATTTCATTACAATCGATGAAACAGGACGTAACGACGATCGGTGAAAAATTTGATCAGGTACAAGAAAGCATTGCAGACTCCAATGAATCGATCGGAAGCTTTAATGCCAATATGGATCATAATGCGCAGATGATGCGTGAAACCTTTGCCAGCACCGAACATACGGCTGAGAGAATTTTTATGAGTTTGGCGAAACTCGATCATATTGTCTGGAAAGTCAATACGTATCTCTCCGCAATCACCAGAAAAGAGCAGTTTAATTTTGTCGATCACCATAATTGCCGACTAGGTAAATGGTACTATGAAGGTGAAGGTGCTGATTTCTTCAAGAAAACGCCAAGCTATTCGGCACTTGAAACACCTCATTCGGTTGTCCATAACTCGACCCATAAGATTTTCGATTTGATGAAAACAGAGAGTGTCGGATCTGAACGGTTTGTCAAAGTTTTTGAAGAGATGGAACATGCAAGCGACGGTGTGTTTGCGACGTTGGATAGAATGCTTCAAGAGAAAAATTAATACAATGCTTCAATAAGTAGCATATAGAGTTCTTTTCTATATGCTCAAATTTCTACAAATACGTATAGAATTGTTCCGTTTTGATACTAAACGAAAATAATTTTCTAATTATGTTACGAAATATAACATTTATCTCCAAAACCCAATACAGCGATGTTTCTAATCGTGACAGAGTCGTCTAAATATCGGATCGATAAGGGTTTGTTTAATTCTCTTTTTGTTATAGTGCAACAACTGTTTTTATAAAAACCGTATACCGTGACGGAAAACTGCTTCGTAACGGGATATGCCATCAACCATAATAAAGGTCGGAACTATGGAGCATTACAACACAGCAAATCCTTATTTCGGGGTATTTGTACTGTTCGTGTTGACGTTTGGTGCATTTTATGCCACAACCGTCATTGCACGTTTAGCCAGCCGCGCATTAGCGGCTAAAGACACAGAAAAACTTAAAATGACCGTCTACGAATGCGGACCGGAAGTGACAAAACAGCCGAACCGTATTTCGACACAGTTTTATCTGTTCGCATTGTTGTTCTTGTTGTTTGATGTTGAGATTGTTTTCATGTTTCCGTGGGCAATCGATTTTAAACTCTTGGGTTGGTTCGGATTTGTCGAGATGATGATGTTCATCTTATTGTTGGCAATCGGTTTCGTTTACGCGTGGAAGAAGGGGGCTCTCGAATGGCACAACATCAAGTAAATTACTTAAAAGACGGCGGACTTCCCGTCGCATTGACGACCATCGACAAAGTGGTCAACTGGGGACGCTCGAATTCACTTTGGGCATTGACGTACGGTTTGGCGTGCTGCGGTATCGAAATGATGGCATCGGGTGCGTCACGGTATGACTTCGACCGTTTCGGTACGATTTTCCGGGCTTCTCCGCGTCAAGCCGAGCTGATGGTTGTTGCGGGAACGCTAACGAAAAAACATGCGGAATTTATTCGTCGTCTCTACGATCAAATGACGGAGCCTAAATGGGTTATCTCTATGGGTTCGTGTGCGAACACCGGCGGTATGTTTAATACTTACGCTACCGTTCAAGGGGTAGACCGCGTCATCCCTGTAGACTTGTACCTTCCGGGATGTGCTCCGCGCCCGGAAACTTTGCAATATGCGGTATTGCTGTTGCAGCAAAAAATCCGACGTGAAAGCGCATCGCGTGCGCAAAAACCGAAAAGGCTGATGTAATGAGAGCTTACACCCCTAAAGACGACGTACAGAAAAAACCCTACTACACCGACCGCTATTGGGTTGCCCCGCAGGTAGCGAAGATCGATGTAAGTGAAGACGAAGTATTTGCTCATGATTTGGAAGCGATCAAAGCTTCATTTGACGTATTGGATGCTTATATCCAAGTAGGACAAATGGTGGTAATTATCAATGCCGCTGATAACTACGGTGTCATTGAAATGATGAAAAATGAGCTCGGGTATAACCAGCTCTCCGAACTAAGTGCAATCGATTGGCTGGCGCAAGAGGGAAAATTCGAAATTTTCTATCAAATGCTCAGTATGAACAAACGCAAACGTGTCCGTATCAAATGCAAAATAGACGAGAAAGAATCGATTCAAAGTGTCTCGTCTTTATTCCGTTCGGCTGATTGGTCAGAGCGTGAAATGTACGATATGTTCGGTGTCGTCATCAACAACCATCCGTACATGAAACGTATTTTGATGCCGGACGATTGGGAAGGCTTTCCATTGCGTAAAACGTATCCGCTTCAAGGGGATGAGTTCGCCCAATGGTACGAGGTGGACAAACTCTTCGGTAAAGAGGCCCGTGATATTATCGGGCCGGAAATCCGCGACAGTGCACGGGTTGATAGATACGATACCGAGCGTTTTGCCCGTTTGGGACACGAAGTTCCACGCGGTTCCGACATCAGTCAAGGTGAACCGGATACTCCGCTATGTTACCAAGAGAGCGACGGTGTGTTCCTCATCGAAAAATTTGACGCAGAGAAGAGTGTCGTGATCTCTGATCGCGACCGTTAAGGATCATGTATGCAACAATCCAATAGATTAAGACCTTTTTTCGAAAATATTACGTTTGACCGTGCCGACAATGAATTGATTCTCAATTTCGGTCCTCAGCATCCTTCAGCTCACGGACAATTGCGTTTGATGCTCCATTTGCAGCAAGAGCAGATCACCAAAGCCCATCCGGATATCGGATACCTTCACCGCGGTATGGAGAAGATGGCGGAAAACATGATCTACAATGAGTTCATGCCGACAACGGACCGTATGGACTACATCGCGTCGAGTTCAAATAACTATGGGTTTGCACTTGCGGTTGAGAGACTGATCGGGCTTGATGTTCCTCGCCGTGCAAAAGTTATCCGCATGATGCTCCTAGAGACTAACCGTCTTATGTCTCACCTTTTCTGGTTGGCGACTACGGCACTCGATATCGGTGCGATGACGGTATTTTTGTTCGCATTCCGCGAACGCGAATATTTGATGGATTTGATCGAAGACTACTGCGGTGCGCGTTTGACCCATGCGGCAGTTCGTATCGGCGGTGTTCCTCTTGATTTGCCGGATAATTTCATCCCTGATTTGCGTAAATTCTTGGATAAATTGCCGGAAAACATCAAAGACTACGAAGACCTTTTGGATACCAACCGTATCTGGAAAATGCGTATGGAAAACGTCGGTGTAATCTCTAAAGAGATGGCTCAAAGCTGGGGCTGTTCAGGAATTATGCTTCGTGCATCGGGTGTTGAATGGGATATCCGCAAAGAAGAGCCGTATGAGCTTTATGACGAAGTCGATTTCAACGTTCCGGTTTCCGATAAAGGGGATAACTACGCACGTTATAAACTTTATATGGCAGAGATGCGTGAATCGGCGAAAATCTTGTACCAAGTACTCGATATGTATGAGGGGACTGGGCCGGAGTTGATGGCGCATGCGCCGCAATATATCTCGGCTCCGAAAATCGATATCATGACCCAAAACTACTCGTTGATGCAGCATTTCGTCTTGGTAACGCAAGGGATGCGTCCTCCGGTAGGCGAAGTGTATGTTGCGACCGAATCTCCGAAGGGGGAACTTGGCTATTTCATTAACAGCCAGGGTGGAGCTTATCCGTACCGTCTAAAACTCCGTGCGCCGTCGTTCTGGCACACAGGGATTTTGACCGACTTACTGCCGGGTCACTACATTCCGGACGTTGTATCTATCATCGGGACGACTAACATCGTCTTCGGTGAAGTAGACCGCTAAAAGGAGCATGCAGTGAAACGTTACGATTTACGTCATTTAAAAGAAAATTTTGCAGGCCGCATGTCCGAGATCATCAAAAATGAAGCAGTAAGCGGCGAAGTTGTGATTTTCTTGTTTGAGATCGGTGATTTTAGCCCCGTACAACAATCGGCTGATTTGGTTAAAGAGCTTGGGTGCGAACTCATGAATTCGTTGAAATTCAACGAAGCCGACTGGACCATTGTGGTCAAGAAATAAGGAACCGTTGTGAGTAAAGTCTATTTCTCCACGTGGCGGGGTGAGCAAATCAACAACATCGGCAAAAATGACGATGCTTGGGAAAATTCTGCTTATAACCTTCCGTTGGAATACAATGAACACGCCCATTCCAAAGCGTTTATCGGCTGGGACGGCGTAGCGCTTTTTAATCCTGATGTCGACGTGGTTCGTTTGGCAACAGAATACGCGGCGCAGTATCAGGTCTATTCCGAAGCGTGCGGGCGTTGTGCACCGGGACGATGGGGCGGACGTATTTTATACGACCTTCTCGATAAAATCGCTCGCGGTGAGGGATCAGTATCGGATATGGAGCATCTCAAAGAGGTTTCAAGAACGATGCAGGAAACTTCTAAATGTGAGATCGGTAAAACGGTTCCGAATCCGCTTCTTGATCTGATGACCCATTTCGAGTCGGATTTTATGGATTGCATCAACAACCAAAAACCGTCAAAACATTATCATTTGGAAGATACCAGCTATATTGCCAAAATCACGGCGCCGTGTATGGACGCATGTCCGGCACATGTCGACATTCCGGCCTATATCGAGGGTGTTCGCGATTTGCGATTTGACGATTCATTGATGGCGACCCGCCAAACGATGCCGCTTGCGCATACGTGTGGACGTGTCTGTCCTCATCCGTGTGAGACGGAGTGCCGACGTACCAACCTTGACGAGCCGATTTCGATCATGGAACTTAAACGTCTGGGTGCCGATTATGAGACCGATCACGGTTTCGGATTTTTTCATCCGAGTGAGAAAAAGCCTTCAATCGGCAAAAAAGTAGCGGTTATCGGTGCAGGTCCTGCAGGGCTTACGGGTGCGTATTATCTTGCATTGGACGGAATCGATGTCGATGTCTACGAAGAGCTTCCGGTTCTCGGCGGTGAAGTAGCGGTCGGGGTTCCGGAATACCGTATGCCGATCGATAAGTACAATCAAGATATTGAAGCGGTACGAAGTCTTGGGGTGAATTTTATCACCAATACGAAAGTGACCGCCGATATGATGCGTCAATTCGAAAACGACTATGATGCGACGTTGGTGGCGACGGGGACCCGTATTTCGAAAAAAGTCTATTGTGATAATGAACGTCCTGAAATTCAGGGTTATTGGGGAGCGATCGACTTTTTGGATAAAGTCAATCTCCAAGTGAAATACGACATTATGGTTCCTGAAGCGGATCAGAAACGTCATATGTTGCCTACGGATTTTGTCGATTTGACCGGAAAAACGCTTGTATGCGTCGGGGGTGGATTTACCTCAATGGACGTAGTCCGCTGCGCCATCCGTGCGAATGCCGCAAAAGTCGTCATGCTGTATCGCCGTGATGAAGCGACGATTATCAAAAATACGACGTATGAAGAGTATCACGAAGCGGTCGAAGAGGGCGTAGAGTTTATTTTTCACTCGGCGGTCGCAAAGATGAACGATGAGAACGATGTTCTCAAATCACTTGTTATTGATCGTTTCGAACTCGTCCCGGATCCGAACGGCGGTCGTCCGACACTCGAGAAAGTCGAGGGTGCGAGCTTTGAGATGGAGTGTGATTATCTGATCCCTGCCGTATCCCAAAGTGCTGATTTGAAACTGCTCCCTGAAGAGTGGGAAATTGAACGTACCTCTTGGGCGACGATCAAAACGAACGGGAAAGATTACATGACCTCACGCAAAGGGATCTTTGCGGCGGGAGACTGTGAATACGGTCCGATGACGATCGTTAATGCGGTCGGTCAGGCAAAGCGTGCCGCATCGGTCATGTCACGCTATGTCACCAGCGGAGAAATTACTTTGACGAATGATGAGATTATGGAAGATCACCTCCGTAAACTCAAAGTCTATAACAAAAAAGAGAAGATTCAAGGTTGGCTTCCGGGACTAGCGCGCCAACACAGCGAAGTTCTTACGGTCGATGAACGCAAAGACAATAACCGTGAGGTTAAATACGGGTTTACCCAAGAAGAAGCACTCGCGGAAGCAGAACGCTGTATGCGCTGTTATTACATTGCGATGGTAGCACACTAAGGAGGGATGGATGATCAATTTTACGATTAACGGCCAGCCCGTCATAGCAAACAAAGGGGAGACGATTCTCCAAGCGGCACGGAAAGCGGGATTCTATATCCCGACGATGTGTTATTTGGAAAAAACGACTCCGTGTGCATCATGCCGATTATGTGTGGTAGAGACCGACAAAACGGACGGCTTGATTCTCAGCTGCCAAACTCCGCCGACCGAAGGGTTGGCGGTAGTGATCGATTCGGATCGTCTCAAGACTGAGCGAACGAACATTATGCGTCTTTACGATGTTAATCATCCGTTAGAGTGCGGTGTGTGCGATAAATCGGGTGCATGCGACCTACAAAACAAAACGTTGGAGTTCGGTGTCTCTTCTCAGCATTTCAGTGCAAAAGATCAGCATCGTAAAATCGAGCACTGGGGACTGATCAACTACGATCCGTCTCTTTGTATTTTGTGTGAAAAATGTGTCCATGTCTGTAACGAAATCATCGGTGATGACGCGATCGAATTGCAATTCGGCGGGTACAAATCATCGGTTATTCCGAAAAACAGCGATGCACTCGATTGTACGTTCTGCGGCGAATGTATCGCGGTATGTCCTGTGGGTGCGTTGGTAAGCTCAAACTTTCAGTACAGTGCCAATGCATGGGAACTTAGCCAGATCCCTGCAACCTGTGTTCATTGTTCGGCAGGATGTTCATTGATGTACGAAGTGCGCCACACGTCAAACTTGACAGGCGCCAAAGATAAAATCTACCGTGTCACAAATGATTTCGAGCATACGACACTGTGCGGAGCGGGACGATTCGGATTCGATTTCAAC contains:
- a CDS encoding ATP-binding protein, which produces MKYLIDFLENKIIEETHIFSQLKCTVEEAKILQLLTRKFLQSQEDVIVAELLQELYGSDDYSYLGHFGEVKTLLELGWITHHSFTPLKISELSHLELYNTPVAVTSVFMKLLEEGSLEMTLPDIKPYADHLEYLQDQFFRIELYQKMSIIRHSGNEHSLGINRIQNKLDLLEKRIDERIAQTSLDVVLDRFFKQKKLEPKEQVIFLALLKEEYSATEGNLREMNTLIDLISFDDYERIKNRALLEDGSRLINEEVIDYEEMLNPFGGISRAFYIVDEVLQSIMHPQKKKKVRKLKLDMLIKEQEIFELIEPTTSLENVVLNPSTEQTLSNLMRQLDREVIARLHEWGVKDKKAGIDARIIFYGPPGTGKTLTAHSLSRSLKRQVLSFDCSKILSMYVGESEKNVRKIFDTYADLTRQTKTEPILLLNEADQFLSARSAGIGSSADQMHNQMQNIFLEQIEKFQGILIATTNLLENIDQAFSRRFNYKIEFKKPDQKQRVTLWNMMLPKNAPYEKGFNVEKLASYPLTGGQINLIVKNTAYQVAARSEGTFRLEDFIAEIQKERSGSFEGEKSMGFINR
- a CDS encoding CZB domain-containing protein, whose product is MSLAKLDHIVWKVNTYLSAITRKEQFNFVDHHNCRLGKWYYEGEGADFFKKTPSYSALETPHSVVHNSTHKIFDLMKTESVGSERFVKVFEEMEHASDGVFATLDRMLQEKN
- a CDS encoding NAD(P)H-quinone oxidoreductase subunit 3; the protein is MEHYNTANPYFGVFVLFVLTFGAFYATTVIARLASRALAAKDTEKLKMTVYECGPEVTKQPNRISTQFYLFALLFLLFDVEIVFMFPWAIDFKLLGWFGFVEMMMFILLLAIGFVYAWKKGALEWHNIK
- a CDS encoding NuoB/complex I 20 kDa subunit family protein codes for the protein MAQHQVNYLKDGGLPVALTTIDKVVNWGRSNSLWALTYGLACCGIEMMASGASRYDFDRFGTIFRASPRQAELMVVAGTLTKKHAEFIRRLYDQMTEPKWVISMGSCANTGGMFNTYATVQGVDRVIPVDLYLPGCAPRPETLQYAVLLLQQKIRRESASRAQKPKRLM
- a CDS encoding NADH-quinone oxidoreductase subunit C — encoded protein: MRAYTPKDDVQKKPYYTDRYWVAPQVAKIDVSEDEVFAHDLEAIKASFDVLDAYIQVGQMVVIINAADNYGVIEMMKNELGYNQLSELSAIDWLAQEGKFEIFYQMLSMNKRKRVRIKCKIDEKESIQSVSSLFRSADWSEREMYDMFGVVINNHPYMKRILMPDDWEGFPLRKTYPLQGDEFAQWYEVDKLFGKEARDIIGPEIRDSARVDRYDTERFARLGHEVPRGSDISQGEPDTPLCYQESDGVFLIEKFDAEKSVVISDRDR
- the nuoD gene encoding NADH dehydrogenase (quinone) subunit D encodes the protein MQQSNRLRPFFENITFDRADNELILNFGPQHPSAHGQLRLMLHLQQEQITKAHPDIGYLHRGMEKMAENMIYNEFMPTTDRMDYIASSSNNYGFALAVERLIGLDVPRRAKVIRMMLLETNRLMSHLFWLATTALDIGAMTVFLFAFREREYLMDLIEDYCGARLTHAAVRIGGVPLDLPDNFIPDLRKFLDKLPENIKDYEDLLDTNRIWKMRMENVGVISKEMAQSWGCSGIMLRASGVEWDIRKEEPYELYDEVDFNVPVSDKGDNYARYKLYMAEMRESAKILYQVLDMYEGTGPELMAHAPQYISAPKIDIMTQNYSLMQHFVLVTQGMRPPVGEVYVATESPKGELGYFINSQGGAYPYRLKLRAPSFWHTGILTDLLPGHYIPDVVSIIGTTNIVFGEVDR
- a CDS encoding NADH-ubiquinone oxidoreductase subunit E family protein, producing MKRYDLRHLKENFAGRMSEIIKNEAVSGEVVIFLFEIGDFSPVQQSADLVKELGCELMNSLKFNEADWTIVVKK
- a CDS encoding FAD-dependent oxidoreductase — translated: MSKVYFSTWRGEQINNIGKNDDAWENSAYNLPLEYNEHAHSKAFIGWDGVALFNPDVDVVRLATEYAAQYQVYSEACGRCAPGRWGGRILYDLLDKIARGEGSVSDMEHLKEVSRTMQETSKCEIGKTVPNPLLDLMTHFESDFMDCINNQKPSKHYHLEDTSYIAKITAPCMDACPAHVDIPAYIEGVRDLRFDDSLMATRQTMPLAHTCGRVCPHPCETECRRTNLDEPISIMELKRLGADYETDHGFGFFHPSEKKPSIGKKVAVIGAGPAGLTGAYYLALDGIDVDVYEELPVLGGEVAVGVPEYRMPIDKYNQDIEAVRSLGVNFITNTKVTADMMRQFENDYDATLVATGTRISKKVYCDNERPEIQGYWGAIDFLDKVNLQVKYDIMVPEADQKRHMLPTDFVDLTGKTLVCVGGGFTSMDVVRCAIRANAAKVVMLYRRDEATIIKNTTYEEYHEAVEEGVEFIFHSAVAKMNDENDVLKSLVIDRFELVPDPNGGRPTLEKVEGASFEMECDYLIPAVSQSADLKLLPEEWEIERTSWATIKTNGKDYMTSRKGIFAAGDCEYGPMTIVNAVGQAKRAASVMSRYVTSGEITLTNDEIMEDHLRKLKVYNKKEKIQGWLPGLARQHSEVLTVDERKDNNREVKYGFTQEEALAEAERCMRCYYIAMVAH